One window from the genome of Bradyrhizobium xenonodulans encodes:
- a CDS encoding EAL domain-containing protein, translating into MIRISTIFIAICMVLVAASLGLVLYSVAGISGTESAIVALTALTFLILYNAVSMRLRDRSDVGGQIADLSRGTADLARQVAEYGRRLAAIEGRIASSNSTNSDRIQSVVGEINELGGLVRQLATTVSAHEDLLAGGAPVPAPAPVARLEPEAPIDLVAPFEERPAAPPPLSARPAPPAIQTQTAHPAQATNGRNQPQMLGTLRNAIDENRIDIFLQPMVTLPQRKVRFYEVVTRLRDERDQLIAAEEFISIAEASGLIGRIDNMVMLRCVQVLRRLMVRNKDVGVFCNVAASTLGNSTSFAQCLDFLEANRALAPSLVLEFKQSTFRNLGPAETENLAALAQRGFRFSIDHVTDLRIEPRELADRGVRFIKVPASLLLDPRQASTSDIHPSDLSDLLGRFGIDLIAERIEGERAVVDLLDYDVRFGQGFLFAPPRPLRPDGASATGGASPNQAQDIQGSNGSASPSQGTTSGATSSAPPPQRTTGNAALARRI; encoded by the coding sequence ATGATTCGCATTTCGACGATCTTCATCGCCATCTGCATGGTTCTGGTCGCGGCCTCGCTCGGGCTGGTGCTCTACTCGGTCGCCGGCATCAGCGGAACCGAATCCGCCATCGTGGCGCTGACCGCGCTGACCTTCCTGATCCTCTACAACGCGGTGTCGATGCGGCTGCGCGACCGCAGCGACGTCGGCGGCCAGATCGCCGACCTCTCGCGCGGCACCGCCGACCTCGCCCGCCAGGTCGCCGAGTACGGCCGCCGGTTGGCTGCGATCGAGGGACGTATCGCCTCGTCCAATTCGACCAATTCCGACCGCATCCAGTCCGTGGTCGGCGAGATCAACGAGCTCGGCGGGCTGGTCAGGCAGCTCGCCACCACTGTGTCGGCCCATGAGGACCTGCTGGCCGGCGGCGCGCCCGTGCCGGCCCCCGCTCCGGTCGCCCGGCTGGAGCCGGAGGCACCGATCGACCTGGTCGCGCCCTTCGAGGAACGGCCGGCCGCCCCTCCTCCGCTTTCCGCACGGCCGGCACCGCCGGCAATCCAGACCCAGACCGCCCATCCGGCTCAAGCCACCAACGGCCGCAATCAGCCCCAGATGCTGGGGACGCTGCGCAACGCCATCGACGAGAATCGCATCGACATCTTCCTGCAGCCGATGGTGACGCTGCCGCAGCGCAAGGTGCGGTTCTACGAAGTGGTGACGCGCCTGCGCGACGAGCGTGACCAGCTCATCGCCGCCGAGGAGTTCATCAGCATCGCCGAGGCCTCCGGGCTGATCGGACGGATCGACAACATGGTGATGCTGCGCTGTGTGCAGGTGCTGCGCCGCCTGATGGTACGCAACAAGGATGTCGGCGTGTTCTGCAACGTCGCGGCCTCCACCCTCGGCAATTCCACCAGCTTCGCGCAGTGCCTCGACTTCCTCGAGGCCAACCGGGCGCTGGCGCCCTCGCTGGTGCTGGAGTTCAAGCAGTCGACCTTCCGCAATCTCGGCCCGGCCGAGACCGAGAATCTCGCAGCGCTGGCCCAGCGCGGCTTCCGCTTCTCGATCGACCACGTCACGGATCTGCGCATCGAGCCGCGCGAGCTGGCCGACCGCGGCGTGCGCTTCATCAAGGTGCCGGCGTCACTTCTGCTCGACCCCAGGCAGGCCTCGACCTCGGACATCCACCCCTCCGACCTCTCCGATCTGCTCGGCCGTTTCGGCATCGACCTGATCGCCGAACGGATCGAGGGCGAGCGCGCGGTGGTCGACCTGCTCGACTATGACGTGCGGTTCGGCCAGGGGTTCCTGTTCGCTCCGCCCCGGCCATTGCGGCCGGATGGGGCATCTGCTACCGGCGGGGCCTCGCCGAACCAGGCGCAGGATATTCAGGGATCCAATGGCTCCGCTTCCCCCAGCCAAGGTACGACATCTGGCGCGACGTCTTCAGCGCCTCCGCCCCAGCGCACCACCGGCAACGCGGCGCTCGCGCGCCGCATCTGA
- a CDS encoding TIGR01459 family HAD-type hydrolase gives MTTLHFAESLRELVGGVDVVLSDIWGVVHNGLESFPDACEALHTYRSRGGTVILITNAPRPADSVQRQLRKLGVADETYDAIVSSGDLTRLYVAEHPGSRMFWLGPERDNSIYRGLDATTAPLEEADYIVCTGLYDDETETAEDYRGMMLKARERKLTLVCANPDIVVERGDRLIYCAGAIAELYRELGGEVIFYGKPHRPIYERAMRLAGERQGHQIDRKKVLAIGDSVRTDLTGAREFGIDCLFVTRGIHAEEFEGLDQLDPKSVLELFGHPPKALMRELKW, from the coding sequence ATGACCACGCTGCATTTTGCCGAAAGCCTGCGCGAGCTCGTGGGCGGCGTCGACGTCGTGCTCAGCGACATCTGGGGCGTGGTCCACAACGGCCTGGAATCATTCCCCGACGCCTGCGAGGCGCTGCACACCTATCGCAGCCGTGGCGGTACGGTGATTCTGATCACCAATGCGCCGCGACCGGCCGACTCCGTGCAGCGGCAGTTGCGCAAGCTGGGTGTTGCGGACGAGACCTACGACGCGATCGTCTCGTCGGGCGATTTGACGCGGCTGTATGTCGCCGAGCATCCCGGAAGCAGGATGTTCTGGCTCGGACCCGAGCGCGACAACTCGATCTATCGCGGCCTCGATGCGACGACCGCGCCGCTCGAAGAGGCAGACTACATCGTCTGCACCGGCCTCTATGACGACGAGACCGAGACGGCGGAAGACTATCGCGGCATGATGCTGAAGGCGCGCGAGCGCAAGCTGACGCTGGTCTGTGCCAACCCCGACATCGTGGTGGAGCGCGGCGACCGGCTGATCTATTGCGCCGGCGCGATCGCGGAGCTCTATCGCGAGCTCGGCGGCGAGGTGATCTTCTACGGCAAGCCGCACCGGCCAATCTACGAGCGCGCGATGCGGCTGGCCGGCGAACGCCAGGGCCACCAGATCGACCGGAAGAAAGTGCTGGCGATCGGCGATTCCGTCCGCACTGACCTCACCGGAGCGCGCGAGTTCGGCATCGACTGCCTGTTCGTCACCCGCGGCATCCATGCCGAGGAGTTCGAGGGCCTCGACCAGCTCGATCCCAAGTCGGTGTTGGAATTATTCGGCCACCCGCCGAAGGCGCTGATGCGCGAATTGAAGTGGTGA
- a CDS encoding response regulator: MAVDLSMSVLVVDDYSTMIRIIRNLLKQLGFENIDDASDGSAALNKMRGKKYGLVISDWNMEPMTGYDLLREVRADPNLATTPFIMITAESKTENVIAAKKAGVNNYIVKPFNAATLKTKIEAVFPDMASA, translated from the coding sequence ATGGCGGTTGATTTGTCGATGTCGGTTCTGGTGGTTGACGACTACAGCACCATGATCCGTATCATCAGGAATCTCCTGAAGCAGCTTGGCTTCGAGAATATCGATGATGCCAGCGACGGTTCGGCGGCGCTGAACAAGATGCGCGGCAAGAAGTACGGGCTCGTGATCTCCGACTGGAACATGGAGCCGATGACGGGCTACGACCTGCTGCGCGAAGTGCGCGCGGATCCGAACCTTGCCACCACGCCCTTCATCATGATCACGGCGGAATCGAAGACCGAGAACGTGATCGCGGCCAAGAAGGCCGGCGTGAACAACTACATCGTCAAGCCGTTCAACGCGGCGACGCTGAAGACCAAGATCGAGGCGGTCTTCCCGGACATGGCGAGCGCGTAA
- a CDS encoding bifunctional riboflavin kinase/FAD synthetase, which produces MAPHFTVIRDTTQDSAILRGAVVAMGNFDGVHLGHRAVIAAALEMGRAHGRPALALTFEPHPRRFFSPNTPQFRLTDERAKLRLLAGTGLDGAVIMTFDKARAGTSAQDFIHHDLIGRLGISGIAVGYDFHFGKGRVGSPSLLVNEAPRLGIEVDVQPHVDIDERPVSSSAIRIALAEGLLDEATTMLGAPWFVTGEVIHGEKRGRDLGYPTANIRLDANCGLKHGIYAVRVGRGTERLDGVASFGRRPTFDNGAPLLEIFLFDFKGDLYGQALDCAFVGFIREELKFDSLEALIRQMDDDSARARAMLAAAPDAFPRLGVID; this is translated from the coding sequence ATGGCCCCGCATTTTACCGTTATCCGCGACACCACGCAGGATTCCGCGATTTTAAGGGGCGCCGTGGTCGCCATGGGCAATTTCGACGGCGTTCATCTCGGCCATCGCGCGGTGATCGCGGCGGCCCTGGAAATGGGCCGGGCGCATGGCCGCCCTGCGCTGGCGTTGACCTTCGAGCCGCATCCGCGGCGGTTTTTCAGCCCGAACACCCCGCAATTCCGCCTGACGGACGAGCGGGCCAAGCTGCGGCTCCTGGCCGGGACCGGGCTGGACGGCGCCGTGATCATGACCTTCGACAAGGCGCGGGCTGGGACCAGCGCGCAAGACTTCATTCACCATGACCTGATCGGACGCCTCGGCATCAGCGGGATCGCGGTCGGCTACGACTTCCATTTCGGCAAGGGACGGGTCGGCTCCCCCAGCCTGCTGGTCAACGAGGCGCCCCGGCTCGGCATCGAGGTCGACGTGCAGCCGCATGTCGATATCGACGAGCGGCCGGTCTCCTCCAGCGCGATCCGGATCGCGCTGGCCGAGGGCCTGCTCGACGAGGCCACCACCATGCTGGGCGCGCCCTGGTTCGTCACCGGCGAGGTGATCCATGGCGAGAAGCGCGGCCGCGACCTCGGCTATCCCACCGCCAATATCCGCCTCGATGCCAATTGCGGCCTCAAGCACGGCATCTATGCGGTGCGGGTCGGCCGCGGCACCGAGCGCCTGGACGGGGTGGCAAGCTTCGGCCGCCGCCCGACCTTCGACAATGGCGCCCCGCTGCTGGAGATCTTCCTGTTCGACTTCAAGGGCGACCTCTACGGGCAGGCGCTCGACTGCGCCTTCGTCGGCTTCATCCGCGAGGAGCTGAAATTCGACAGTCTGGAGGCCCTGATCCGCCAGATGGACGACGATTCCGCCCGCGCCCGCGCCATGCTGGCGGCCGCCCCGGACGCATTTCCGCGGCTTGGCGTGATCGATTGA